Within Halomicrobium urmianum, the genomic segment CCCTGAGGAATATGAGGTGACTACTCCGGTGCCGAGAGACGCCGTGTACGACCGCGTCCGGGAGACGGGCGCCACCGACAAACAGATCGAAGCGGCCCTCGACGGCCTCGTCGACGACGGCCGGGTCCGCGAGGTCGGCGACGACTATCTCTTGTGGGGGAAACAGGCGTGACGGACGACCGCTCCGAGCGGACCGGGCCGACCGATGCCGTGAGCGATCACAGGGGCCGCGATGATACGTCCAGCCGTCGGCAGTGGCTCTGTACTTTCGGAACGGGCGCGTCGGCGCTTCTCGGCGGCTGTCTGGCGGGCGTCGTCGACGAGTCGGGCGACGGCCGTCGCACCGGTTCGCTGTCGTTCTCAGGCAATTCCTCTATGTACGGCGTCGACGCGGCGCGACGGGGCGTGACCGACGGCAGCGTCGACGGTCAGCCCACCCTCCGCTGGCGAACGCCGTTCGACCGACGGATCGCGTCGACTCCGGCCGTCGTCGGCGACCTGCTCTATGTCGGGTGCTCGGACGAGTACCTCTACGCGCTCGACGCGACGACCGGCGACCGGGCGTGGCGGTACCACGCCGGACGGGACGTCCGTTCCTCGCCGGCAGTCGCGGGCGATCGGGTTTTCGTCGGCAGCATGAACGGCAGTGTCGTCGGACTGTCCCGGGCGGACGGACAGGTCGCCTGGCGGCGGTCGACCGATAGTGGCGTGTTCGCGTCGCCGGCGGTCGCGGACGGCGTTGTCTACGTCGGCGACGTCGACGGTTCGATGTACGCCCTCGACACCGACTCGGGCGACGCGCTGTGGACCGTCGAGACTGATGGCCCGCTGTTTTGCTCTCCGGCGGTCGCGGATGGGACCGTCTACGTCGCCGACTACGAGCGGCGCCTCTACGCGTTTGACACAGCCACCGGGCGAGTCCAGTGGGGCTCGCAGGTGGACGACTTCGTCTACACGGCTCCGGCAGTCGCCGATGGGACCGTCTACGTCGCTCGCAGCGGCGTCACCGCGTTCGACGCCGCGACCGGGGAGCGGC encodes:
- a CDS encoding outer membrane protein assembly factor BamB family protein → MGETGVTDDRSERTGPTDAVSDHRGRDDTSSRRQWLCTFGTGASALLGGCLAGVVDESGDGRRTGSLSFSGNSSMYGVDAARRGVTDGSVDGQPTLRWRTPFDRRIASTPAVVGDLLYVGCSDEYLYALDATTGDRAWRYHAGRDVRSSPAVAGDRVFVGSMNGSVVGLSRADGQVAWRRSTDSGVFASPAVADGVVYVGDVDGSMYALDTDSGDALWTVETDGPLFCSPAVADGTVYVADYERRLYAFDTATGRVQWGSQVDDFVYTAPAVADGTVYVARSGVTAFDAATGERRWSVGDDRTSCSPTLADESVVVVKDTVQALSPADGSTQWEFEPDGAVSTSATVGSDIAFVGDSDGTIYGLDVASGTEQWRVSVLNGIGVPLTVVAGALFAVTDPTDSAVYGFEGP